A genomic region of Hydrogenovibrio crunogenus contains the following coding sequences:
- a CDS encoding peptidylprolyl isomerase has product MALATARHILVETEEKALDLKKQIEEGADFADVAKANSACPSSRTGGDLGQFGPGMMVPEFDKVCFSADVGSLEGPIKTQFGYHLVEVTDRTE; this is encoded by the coding sequence ATGGCGTTAGCGACCGCAAGACATATTTTAGTAGAGACAGAAGAAAAAGCATTAGACCTGAAAAAACAGATTGAAGAGGGCGCGGATTTTGCCGATGTCGCAAAAGCAAACTCAGCTTGCCCGTCAAGCAGAACTGGAGGAGACTTAGGTCAGTTTGGCCCAGGTATGATGGTGCCGGAATTTGATAAAGTTTGCTTTTCAGCCGACGTTGGATCGTTAGAAGGACCAATCAAAACACAATTCGGTTATCACTTGGTTGAAGTGACTGATAGAACCGAATAA
- a CDS encoding type II secretion system F family protein, translated as MVWILLAVAILFFTSTLLIVKTFKKNQQAQEDIEYLKSRVGLVNQYQANVKRHKTCHWCALGAFIGPKNEKEINANRQFLMNAGFREDHHLGAYFFIKYALVLSSLVVMLMLWSWFQVSPVVAILVPLAFLLLPERVLIFWGNTRLNKVNIALPDFLDMANICMSAGLSYLEAIKRVSKELESTFPEICYEFNFLIEQIKIGVPRQEALKQFAQRNPSKDIQDLVQMLIQNEKLGSPISTALNEFSRRMYQKRESAMEEKAAKTSAKMAIVILPFLMLPYFMLMLGEKIVMLGRNF; from the coding sequence ATGGTATGGATTTTATTGGCAGTTGCGATTTTATTTTTCACATCAACTTTATTGATTGTTAAAACGTTCAAAAAAAATCAACAAGCCCAAGAGGATATAGAATACCTTAAGTCACGGGTTGGGCTGGTCAACCAATATCAGGCTAATGTGAAGCGTCATAAAACCTGCCACTGGTGCGCCTTGGGTGCTTTTATAGGGCCTAAAAATGAAAAAGAAATTAATGCAAACCGACAATTTTTGATGAATGCCGGTTTTCGAGAAGATCATCATCTGGGGGCCTACTTTTTTATTAAATATGCTCTGGTACTGAGTTCTCTAGTGGTGATGCTAATGTTGTGGAGTTGGTTTCAAGTCAGTCCAGTTGTTGCGATTTTAGTGCCACTTGCTTTTTTATTGTTGCCCGAACGAGTTTTGATTTTTTGGGGAAACACTCGGTTGAATAAAGTGAATATTGCACTGCCGGATTTTCTAGATATGGCAAATATTTGCATGAGTGCTGGACTCAGCTACTTAGAGGCCATAAAACGTGTTTCAAAGGAACTAGAAAGCACGTTTCCGGAAATTTGTTATGAATTTAATTTTTTGATAGAGCAAATTAAAATCGGTGTGCCAAGACAGGAAGCGTTAAAACAATTTGCGCAACGCAATCCTTCCAAGGACATTCAAGACTTGGTGCAAATGCTAATTCAAAATGAAAAGTTGGGTAGCCCTATTTCAACAGCACTTAATGAATTTTCACGTCGTATGTATCAAAAACGTGAAAGTGCCATGGAAGAAAAAGCCGCGAAAACCTCCGCTAAAATGGCAATCGTGATTTTACCTTTTTTAATGCTGCCGTATTTCATGTTGATGCTGGGAGAGAAAATAGTGATGTTAGGAAGAAATTTTTAA
- a CDS encoding hydroxymethylglutaryl-CoA synthase: MKVGIDLIHFATSDYFLGLDTFAKEKGTDVNKYLIGIGQEQMSIAPPDEDIVTLSAKAAAPILEQIDKQKITAVLFATESGVDQSKSAGAFLHGLLGLPKRCRVVEFKHACYAGTAALQMANTMVKANPKEKILVIAADIAKYDVDSSGEATQGCGAVAMLVKENPRILTIEPGSGYYTDDVMDFWRPNYRTTALVDGKYSTKVYLNSLKQAWEHFVEETDRHFDEIDAFCYHIPFSRMTEKAHKTLIKKVKADVSNEKFKEQTLAGQTYNRVVGNSYSASLFIGFCSFLDNAAQDLGNKRFGFFSYGSGCVAEFFSGIIQPGYQQHLMTASHQTQIQSRQALSYKEYLNFYHQADTDADNITFPRYNKGLFRLEAIRDHIRIYEKQAL, encoded by the coding sequence ATGAAAGTTGGTATTGACTTAATTCACTTTGCAACCTCAGATTATTTTTTGGGGCTGGATACCTTTGCCAAGGAAAAAGGAACGGATGTAAATAAATATCTCATCGGTATCGGGCAGGAACAAATGTCAATCGCCCCGCCAGATGAAGATATCGTAACCCTTTCTGCAAAAGCGGCGGCACCGATTTTAGAGCAAATTGATAAACAAAAAATCACAGCGGTCTTATTCGCCACCGAATCGGGCGTGGATCAATCAAAATCAGCGGGTGCTTTTTTACATGGATTACTTGGCCTTCCAAAACGCTGTCGCGTCGTTGAATTCAAACATGCCTGCTATGCTGGAACAGCCGCACTACAAATGGCCAATACCATGGTCAAAGCCAATCCTAAAGAAAAAATCCTGGTGATTGCTGCAGATATTGCCAAATACGACGTGGATTCATCGGGAGAAGCAACGCAAGGCTGCGGCGCGGTCGCCATGCTGGTGAAAGAAAACCCTCGCATTTTAACGATTGAACCCGGTTCTGGCTATTACACGGATGATGTCATGGATTTTTGGCGTCCTAACTATCGCACGACAGCTTTAGTCGATGGTAAATACTCCACCAAAGTGTATTTAAATAGCCTCAAGCAGGCCTGGGAACATTTTGTTGAAGAAACAGATCGTCACTTCGACGAGATTGATGCCTTCTGTTATCACATTCCATTTTCTCGCATGACGGAAAAGGCACATAAAACCCTAATTAAAAAAGTTAAGGCGGACGTTTCAAATGAAAAATTTAAAGAACAGACCTTAGCCGGACAAACGTATAATCGAGTGGTAGGGAACAGTTACAGTGCGTCGCTGTTTATTGGGTTCTGTTCATTTTTAGATAATGCAGCGCAGGATTTGGGCAATAAACGTTTTGGATTCTTCAGCTATGGCTCAGGTTGTGTCGCTGAGTTTTTCAGTGGCATTATTCAACCTGGTTATCAACAGCACTTAATGACCGCTAGCCACCAAACACAAATTCAAAGCCGTCAAGCATTGAGTTATAAAGAATACCTGAACTTTTATCATCAAGCGGATACGGATGCCGACAACATCACCTTCCCTCGCTACAACAAAGGCCTCTTCCGGTTAGAAGCCATTCGAGATCATATTCGAATTTACGAAAAGCAGGCTCTCTAG
- a CDS encoding outer membrane beta-barrel protein: MNKGWLSILFMVVSGNSLAAGLVSDSEGHDFHGYYGLGYEHNDVSIPGLKSDVIPGLTVIAGNHYRQWLDIEMRLSTALDTPKFKTDNAATADTKVSYDYRITGLLKFKWSPVKSLDLNLSTGYSYMDYRLSSSAAEKRDYEGGLVFGGGVGVNFSKHYSINLDYLSYQRDKGMNDSSQTWQSGTLSMQYHY; the protein is encoded by the coding sequence ATGAATAAAGGATGGTTGAGTATTTTGTTTATGGTCGTGTCTGGAAATAGTCTGGCGGCTGGCTTGGTTTCAGATTCCGAAGGGCATGACTTTCACGGCTATTACGGTCTTGGGTATGAGCACAATGATGTGTCGATACCAGGCCTAAAATCGGATGTCATTCCAGGACTGACGGTGATTGCGGGAAATCATTATCGCCAATGGTTAGATATAGAGATGAGACTTTCAACCGCATTGGATACCCCGAAATTCAAAACAGATAATGCGGCGACAGCAGATACAAAGGTTTCCTATGATTATCGTATAACCGGGTTGCTTAAGTTTAAATGGTCCCCAGTTAAGTCTTTAGATCTGAATCTCTCTACGGGCTATAGCTATATGGACTATCGCTTGTCATCCTCAGCTGCTGAAAAGCGTGATTATGAAGGCGGCTTAGTATTTGGTGGCGGCGTTGGAGTCAATTTCTCTAAACATTATTCGATTAACCTGGATTATTTGAGCTATCAACGAGATAAAGGTATGAATGATTCAAGTCAAACATGGCAAAGTGGTACGCTTTCAATGCAGTATCACTATTAA
- a CDS encoding tetratricopeptide repeat protein encodes MKKHLIFVSVFLILLSGCSSEPKKLSGKTKSSVPMEEVKPLAKDLTEDDEYEFALDLARLNVEQEHYEKAYSLLKKLKQFKPDDIRIYRLLSTYYEKQNDLKMAFISSQQTLKNPAKTIQDEQVYARYALLNENYAEADKIYQAWLDRTKSQAVTVIALNNLGFSALLQKDFERAQTYFLKALKLDPLNEKARNNLKLIESIQTEQTN; translated from the coding sequence ATGAAAAAACACCTTATATTTGTGTCAGTCTTTTTGATTTTATTGAGCGGGTGCTCTTCAGAACCGAAAAAACTCTCAGGAAAAACGAAATCGTCAGTGCCGATGGAAGAAGTTAAACCATTAGCAAAAGATTTAACAGAAGACGATGAGTATGAGTTTGCGCTAGATTTGGCTCGGTTAAATGTTGAGCAGGAACATTATGAAAAAGCTTACTCTTTACTTAAAAAACTGAAACAGTTTAAGCCAGATGATATTCGAATCTATCGACTGTTGAGCACTTACTATGAGAAACAGAATGATTTGAAAATGGCGTTTATTTCAAGTCAGCAAACCCTTAAAAATCCAGCCAAAACCATACAGGATGAACAGGTGTATGCTCGATATGCGTTATTAAATGAAAATTATGCAGAAGCCGATAAAATTTACCAGGCCTGGCTGGACCGGACGAAGTCACAGGCCGTCACAGTGATTGCCTTGAATAACTTAGGATTCAGTGCGTTACTCCAAAAGGATTTTGAGAGAGCGCAAACTTACTTTTTAAAGGCGCTTAAGTTGGACCCCTTAAATGAAAAAGCGCGTAACAATCTTAAATTGATTGAATCTATTCAAACAGAACAGACAAACTAA
- a CDS encoding hydroxymethylglutaryl-CoA reductase translates to MKNESLRNFAHIPMQSVGPFKLIGEVETDDLMVPMATYETPLWPSVARGARVTHHAGGIRVTVIDERMTRSVLLEAPNASVALQRFQALKADQAALQAVVSETSQYAKLLDLNVQIVGNLIYLRLEFSTGDASGHNMVTNAADKLIPWILETYPDLNYVSISGNYCTDKKVSAVNGILGRGKNVVCETTIPRKLCQRFLKTTPEAIVDLHIKKDLIGSIVSGGLRTANAHVANMLLGFYLATGQDAANIVEGSQSINHVEVNANGDLYFSTTLPNLIVGTVGNGKGLDFVLDNLEQLGCADQTAKPGQNSRRLACIAGATALCGELSLLAAQTNPGELMSAHLKLERQNASS, encoded by the coding sequence ATGAAAAACGAATCACTTAGAAACTTTGCGCATATCCCTATGCAGTCTGTCGGCCCTTTCAAACTGATTGGGGAAGTCGAAACAGATGACTTGATGGTTCCAATGGCGACCTATGAAACGCCTCTTTGGCCTTCCGTAGCGCGTGGCGCCCGTGTCACGCATCATGCAGGCGGTATTCGAGTCACTGTGATTGATGAACGTATGACGCGCTCGGTCTTGTTAGAAGCCCCGAATGCGAGTGTTGCTTTGCAACGCTTTCAAGCATTAAAAGCCGATCAAGCAGCGCTTCAAGCAGTGGTTTCTGAAACAAGTCAATATGCCAAACTGTTAGATTTAAATGTTCAAATTGTCGGTAATTTAATTTACCTGAGATTGGAATTCAGCACCGGTGATGCCTCAGGTCACAACATGGTGACCAATGCAGCCGATAAACTAATCCCTTGGATTTTGGAAACCTACCCAGATTTAAATTATGTCTCCATTTCTGGAAACTACTGTACTGATAAAAAAGTCTCTGCTGTAAACGGCATTTTAGGCCGAGGAAAAAATGTGGTCTGCGAAACCACGATTCCGCGGAAACTGTGTCAGCGTTTTTTAAAAACCACGCCGGAAGCCATTGTCGATTTACACATCAAAAAAGATTTAATCGGCAGTATCGTATCCGGTGGCCTTAGAACCGCAAACGCCCATGTTGCCAATATGTTGCTGGGATTTTATTTGGCCACAGGGCAAGATGCCGCCAATATCGTTGAAGGCTCTCAATCCATCAACCATGTTGAAGTCAATGCAAACGGCGACTTGTACTTCTCGACGACTTTGCCTAATTTGATTGTCGGCACCGTCGGCAATGGAAAAGGACTCGATTTTGTTCTCGACAATTTAGAACAGTTGGGCTGTGCCGACCAAACAGCCAAACCGGGCCAAAATTCCCGCAGACTCGCCTGCATTGCCGGAGCCACAGCGTTATGTGGGGAATTGTCTCTGCTGGCGGCACAAACCAATCCGGGAGAATTGATGTCCGCCCATCTGAAACTTGAACGCCAGAACGCTTCTTCTTAA
- a CDS encoding CpaF family protein, with translation MGIRERLRKVEQQRHVAEKIEKKQQSSEKTVAEVEANPAQNTSFLEIKNRCQKKAAEDDAFYEADSQETRKELRPRLEELVREVAGDIGYPLTDIEVRQLSLELLDEIYGLGPIEPLMADPSVSDILINGHQQIYVERRGKLELTDVSFISEEHLRNKVDRMLYSTGRRVDESSPLVDARLPDGSRINIIIPPLAVDGISVSIRRFPEQHLRPKDMIAYGSMTEQMYEFLNYGVKSGLNILVCGGTGSGKTTTLNMLSGLIPEDERVVTIEDSAELRMQQSHVVRLETRPANAEGQGELTQRELLKNALRMRPDRIILGEVRGGEVLDMLQAMNTGHDGSLATLHANSPRDCISRLELMINLSGVDIPAASIRKQIASAIDIIIYVNRGREGKRRVESITEVVGIEEENVVLQEIYRFDNKVDVATGRQYGVFKSSGLRPSCGKKCESAGMVLPEDLFNFEKEVS, from the coding sequence ATGGGAATTCGAGAAAGACTTAGAAAGGTTGAACAGCAGAGGCATGTTGCTGAAAAGATTGAGAAAAAACAACAGTCTTCTGAAAAAACAGTTGCAGAAGTCGAGGCCAATCCTGCCCAAAACACCTCTTTTTTAGAGATTAAGAACCGTTGTCAGAAAAAAGCCGCTGAAGACGATGCCTTTTATGAAGCCGACAGTCAGGAAACGCGTAAGGAATTACGACCCAGACTTGAGGAGTTGGTGCGTGAGGTTGCCGGGGATATTGGGTATCCTTTAACGGATATTGAAGTCCGACAGCTCAGTTTGGAATTATTGGATGAGATTTATGGGCTCGGACCGATAGAACCATTGATGGCCGACCCCAGTGTTTCCGATATTCTGATTAATGGTCATCAGCAGATCTATGTTGAACGTCGGGGTAAGCTTGAGTTGACCGATGTTTCTTTTATCAGTGAAGAGCATTTACGTAATAAAGTGGATCGAATGCTATACAGCACTGGGCGTCGCGTTGATGAATCGTCGCCATTGGTAGATGCGCGTTTGCCTGATGGGTCACGAATCAACATTATTATTCCCCCTTTAGCCGTGGATGGCATCAGTGTCTCCATTCGACGTTTTCCTGAGCAGCATTTGCGCCCGAAAGATATGATTGCTTATGGTTCGATGACCGAGCAAATGTATGAGTTTTTGAATTATGGCGTTAAGTCGGGATTGAATATTTTGGTATGTGGCGGGACAGGGTCTGGTAAAACCACCACCTTGAATATGCTCTCGGGATTGATCCCCGAAGATGAGCGTGTGGTTACGATTGAAGACAGTGCTGAGCTGAGAATGCAACAATCTCATGTGGTTCGTTTGGAAACCAGACCCGCCAATGCGGAAGGACAAGGTGAACTGACGCAGCGTGAGTTATTAAAAAATGCGCTCAGAATGCGTCCCGACAGAATTATTTTAGGGGAAGTTCGTGGTGGTGAAGTCTTGGACATGCTTCAGGCAATGAATACGGGGCATGATGGTTCTTTAGCGACGCTGCATGCGAACAGTCCGAGAGATTGTATTTCCCGTTTAGAGTTAATGATTAATTTATCCGGTGTGGATATTCCGGCCGCATCAATCCGTAAACAAATTGCCAGTGCGATTGACATCATTATTTATGTCAATCGTGGGCGTGAAGGGAAAAGGCGCGTTGAGTCTATTACCGAAGTGGTCGGTATTGAAGAAGAAAATGTGGTGTTGCAGGAAATTTATCGATTTGATAACAAGGTAGATGTGGCCACAGGGCGTCAATATGGTGTTTTCAAGTCATCAGGATTAAGACCGAGTTGCGGCAAAAAATGTGAGTCCGCTGGTATGGTCTTGCCAGAAGACCTGTTTAACTTTGAAAAAGAGGTTTCTTAG
- the fni gene encoding type 2 isopentenyl-diphosphate Delta-isomerase — MSDSPITQRKQDHIDWLLQDEKIERRQSGFDQIQLTHRGLPECDYAQVDSGITFLQHSLSFPLLISSMTGGASNTLNTINENLARAAEHCQVAMAVGSQRTMILDRKAEKSFQLRQFAPTVPLIANMGAIQLNYGFGFDEAQRMVDVLEADALYLHLNPLQEVIQPEGDTNFAKLAKKIAHLKSRLSVPIILKEVGCGLSEKDIQLGLEAGIKWFDLAGRGGTSWSRIEAHRTDNNQQAELGKMFQDWGLTTPQALKQARPFQSQAQFIASGGIRNGIDMVKSVIMGAQICGVAAPLLKPAMASTNATIETIEQLQQEFRTAQFLLGMPKMADLFLNDSLLVP; from the coding sequence ATGTCTGATTCACCGATTACACAACGCAAACAAGATCATATCGATTGGTTATTGCAAGACGAAAAAATAGAGCGTCGCCAGTCGGGTTTCGATCAAATTCAATTGACGCATCGCGGGTTGCCAGAGTGCGACTATGCGCAGGTCGACTCCGGCATCACTTTCTTACAGCATTCGTTAAGCTTCCCGTTATTGATTTCATCCATGACCGGTGGTGCCTCCAACACGTTAAACACCATCAATGAGAACCTGGCCAGAGCAGCAGAACACTGTCAAGTGGCGATGGCAGTCGGTTCGCAAAGAACTATGATTCTCGATCGCAAAGCAGAAAAAAGCTTCCAGCTGAGACAGTTTGCACCCACCGTTCCTCTCATTGCAAACATGGGCGCGATTCAATTGAACTATGGGTTTGGGTTTGATGAAGCGCAACGAATGGTGGACGTATTAGAAGCCGATGCGCTCTATTTACATCTCAATCCATTACAGGAAGTGATTCAGCCGGAAGGTGACACCAACTTTGCCAAACTGGCCAAAAAAATTGCGCACTTGAAAAGCCGTCTTTCCGTCCCCATTATCTTAAAAGAAGTCGGCTGTGGTCTCTCTGAAAAAGACATTCAGCTAGGACTGGAGGCAGGCATTAAATGGTTTGATCTCGCTGGCAGAGGGGGCACATCATGGAGCCGTATCGAAGCACACCGCACTGACAATAATCAACAGGCAGAACTGGGTAAAATGTTCCAAGATTGGGGGCTGACAACGCCCCAAGCTTTGAAGCAAGCACGCCCTTTTCAATCTCAGGCACAATTTATTGCCAGCGGGGGGATTCGCAATGGCATCGACATGGTTAAATCGGTTATAATGGGCGCCCAAATTTGTGGTGTCGCTGCGCCGTTGTTAAAACCCGCCATGGCCTCAACAAATGCGACGATTGAAACCATCGAACAATTACAACAAGAATTTCGTACAGCGCAATTCTTGTTGGGAATGCCAAAAATGGCAGATTTATTTTTAAACGATTCACTTTTAGTGCCGTAA
- a CDS encoding AAA family ATPase, whose protein sequence is MSQQINSTSIALKQAVYIGQDDDLLEAVRVSIVSKYELEEMKDIPHIWPDDIDLVLMEFDGEVNQTLERINQILTLSKGVNLYVLLKNKDADFIIEANHQGVQGFIECPNEVFHILSILHMQDRRRKGKNGNVSSFFSLKGGVGCTALATNIASELSEMTENRTVLVDLNMPLGDTSLYLNMEGERLYTLTDFVYNLNRFDENLIYKSLSQHQSGLYLLSLPSEMGELDNLNADLIKTIIQSLRKYFDHVVIDCSSDLSDVTLSCLDESDNIVLVAEPSLSSLRAVNTVIKLTQRLGYLKESLKLIINRDHSNQDEMMEEIIGVMDVDRTVRVYNDYQSFNGSLKEGQLLKAFSQDAKVNQQLHAIANMLHNGSFQMESVSTQPQKPAFQFLHECQRVLTKLLKKVKPEEAKTA, encoded by the coding sequence ATGAGTCAGCAGATTAACTCAACCTCAATCGCGTTAAAGCAAGCCGTTTACATTGGTCAGGACGACGATTTGCTGGAAGCTGTCAGAGTTTCGATAGTATCAAAATATGAGCTGGAAGAAATGAAAGACATTCCTCATATTTGGCCGGATGATATTGATTTGGTTTTAATGGAATTTGACGGCGAAGTTAATCAGACATTGGAACGAATCAACCAGATTTTAACCTTGTCTAAAGGTGTGAATCTGTATGTTTTGCTTAAAAATAAAGATGCAGATTTTATTATCGAAGCGAACCATCAAGGCGTTCAAGGGTTTATTGAATGCCCGAATGAAGTGTTTCATATCCTCTCTATTCTGCACATGCAAGACCGTCGTCGAAAAGGAAAAAACGGTAATGTTTCTTCCTTTTTCAGTTTAAAAGGCGGCGTTGGCTGTACTGCTCTGGCCACTAATATTGCTTCTGAGCTTTCAGAAATGACAGAAAACAGAACCGTGCTGGTCGATTTGAACATGCCGTTAGGCGATACTTCGTTGTACTTGAACATGGAAGGGGAGCGTTTATATACCTTGACGGATTTTGTGTATAACTTGAACCGTTTTGACGAGAACTTGATTTATAAATCGTTATCACAGCATCAATCGGGATTGTATTTACTGTCGCTACCGTCCGAAATGGGGGAGCTGGACAACCTAAATGCCGATCTAATCAAAACCATTATCCAGTCGCTGAGAAAGTATTTTGATCATGTCGTGATTGATTGTTCATCAGACTTATCGGATGTGACATTAAGTTGTTTAGATGAATCGGATAATATTGTCTTGGTGGCAGAACCTTCTTTGTCGTCCTTAAGAGCTGTTAACACGGTGATCAAACTCACTCAACGACTGGGGTATTTAAAAGAATCTTTAAAATTGATTATTAACCGGGATCACTCCAACCAAGATGAAATGATGGAGGAAATCATTGGTGTGATGGATGTCGATCGAACCGTTCGTGTCTATAACGATTATCAAAGTTTTAATGGTTCCTTAAAAGAAGGTCAGTTGTTGAAAGCTTTTTCGCAGGACGCCAAAGTGAATCAACAACTTCATGCGATTGCCAACATGCTTCACAACGGCAGCTTTCAAATGGAATCCGTTTCAACGCAACCTCAAAAACCGGCCTTTCAGTTTCTACACGAGTGTCAAAGAGTCTTGACTAAGTTACTCAAAAAAGTGAAGCCTGAAGAGGCTAAAACCGCTTAA
- a CDS encoding type II secretion system F family protein: protein MLDLGFLIVVLAILMPFLVLMTGFYLKSNRQKKEVLDTLMQRVGIEASQKQNYRAAYRPIQQKESILRWGSSVLKKAGLQDSKIVIRLLVVQSLLFFFSAYLLSTRFNHLNGQTIIIATFLPFLPSLFIWFKKKQRQNQLRQQFPEMLDAIVRALQSGYGIDGALSMIAEEFRAPLGKEVKEVNRQLTLGISMREILRDFQTRIEIPEAQFFVVTLIIQRETGGQLAPILEELSRLMRRREMFQAKLKTLTAESRFTAIFLGLAPLGYLGYKYFFDPVSMAFFLNDSTGQNILIASLVLMIFGAIILKSMLRMKF from the coding sequence GTGCTTGATTTAGGGTTTTTGATTGTCGTTCTGGCGATTTTGATGCCGTTTTTGGTATTAATGACAGGTTTTTACCTTAAATCCAATCGACAGAAAAAAGAAGTTTTAGACACTCTCATGCAGCGTGTTGGTATTGAAGCAAGTCAAAAACAAAACTATCGGGCGGCATATCGTCCAATTCAGCAAAAAGAGTCTATACTCCGCTGGGGGTCATCGGTACTGAAAAAAGCTGGACTACAAGATTCCAAAATAGTGATTCGCCTTTTAGTAGTGCAGTCACTGTTATTTTTTTTCAGTGCTTATCTGTTGTCGACGCGATTCAACCACCTAAATGGTCAAACAATTATAATTGCCACCTTTCTCCCATTTCTCCCATCACTTTTTATTTGGTTTAAAAAGAAACAGCGACAAAACCAATTGCGTCAGCAATTTCCTGAAATGTTAGATGCGATTGTGCGTGCTTTACAGTCTGGGTATGGAATTGATGGCGCTTTGAGCATGATTGCTGAAGAGTTTAGAGCGCCTTTAGGCAAAGAGGTGAAAGAGGTCAACCGACAGTTAACGTTAGGCATTAGTATGCGAGAGATTTTGCGTGATTTTCAAACCCGAATTGAAATTCCAGAAGCTCAGTTTTTTGTGGTCACTTTGATTATTCAGCGTGAAACGGGCGGACAACTGGCCCCTATTTTGGAAGAACTTTCTCGCTTGATGCGTCGGCGTGAAATGTTTCAAGCAAAGTTAAAGACACTAACAGCAGAATCAAGGTTTACAGCGATTTTTTTAGGTTTGGCTCCGCTAGGGTATTTAGGGTACAAGTATTTTTTTGATCCCGTTTCGATGGCCTTTTTCTTAAATGACTCTACGGGACAGAATATTTTGATTGCTTCCTTGGTTCTAATGATTTTCGGTGCGATTATTTTGAAATCGATGTTAAGGATGAAATTCTGA